The proteins below come from a single Triticum aestivum cultivar Chinese Spring chromosome 5D, IWGSC CS RefSeq v2.1, whole genome shotgun sequence genomic window:
- the LOC123123801 gene encoding uncharacterized protein At4g15970, protein MLGGGKMKGDAVSGGSSNISPMVSFLLGAAVATVCVLFFMSASPGRSLVDVAAWSHNNGTAAQHHHLRSVADDLDAARNLTVVAAPAPAPVQAASPYGDLEEVLARAATADRTVIMTQINAAWTKPGSLLDLFFESFRTGEGGVARLLDHLVIVTMDPAAYAGCQLVHPHCYFLRTTGVDYRGEKFFMSKDYLEMMWGRNKFQQTILQLGYNFLFTDVDVMWFRDPFKHISMGADIAISSDVFMGDPYSLGNFPNGGFLFVRSCNKTIEFYRHWQAGRYRFFGKHEQDVFNLIKHEMTDRLGVAIQFLDTTYISGFCQLSRDLNKICTLHANCCVGLGAKLHDLRNVLDVWRNYTAAPVPDKRAGKFQWKVPGICIH, encoded by the exons ATGTTGGGGGGCGGGAAGATGAAGGGGGACGCGGTtagcggcggcagcagcaacatTAGCCCCATGGTGTCCTTCCTGCTgggcgccgccgtggccaccgtctGCGTCCTCTTCTTCATGTCCGCCAGCCCCGGCCGCAGCCTCGTCGACGTCGCCGCCTGGAGCCACAACAACGGCACCGCCGCCCAGCACCACCACCTGCGCTCCGTCGCCGACGACCTCGACGcagcccgcaacctcaccgtcgTCGCCGCTCCGGCGCCCGCCCCCGTCCAG GCTGCGTCGCCGTACGGGGACCTGGAGGAGGTGCtggcgcgggcggcgacggcggaccGGACGGTGATCATGACGCAGATCAACGCGGCGTGGACCAAGCCGGGGTCGCTGCTGGACCTCTTCTTCGAGAGCTTCCGGACCGGGGAGGGCGGCGTGGCGCGCCTGCTCGACCACCTCGTCATCGTCACCATGGACCCGGCGGCGTACGCGGGGTGCCAGCTCGTGCACCCGCACTGCTACTTCCTGAGGACGACCGGCGTCGACTACCGCGGCGAGAAGTTCTTCATGAGCAAGGACTACCTCGAGATGATGTGGGGCCGCAACAAGTTCCAGCAGACCATCCTCCAGCTCGGATACAACTTCCTCTTCACG GACGTGGACGTGATGTGGTTCCGTGACCCGTTCAAGCACATCTCCATGGGCGCGGACATCGCCATCTCCAGCGACGTCTTCATGGGCGACCCCTACAGCCTCGGCAACTTCCCCAACGGCGGCTTCCTCTTCGTGCGCTCCTGCAACAAGACCATCGAGTTCTACCGCCACTGGCAGGCCGGCCGCTACCGCTTCTTCGGCAAGCACGAGCAGGACGTGTTCAACCTCATCAAGCACGAGATGACGGACCGCCTCGGCGTCGCCATCCAGTTCCTCGACACCACCTACATCAGCGGCTTCTGTCAGCTCAGCAGGGACCTCAACAAGATCTGCACGCTGCATGCCAACTGCTGCGTCGGGCTCGGTGCCAAGCTGCATGATTTGAGGAATGTGTTGGACGTGTGGAGGAACTACACGGCGGCGCCGGTGCCCGACAAGAGGGCCGGCAAGTTCCAGTGGAAGGTACCCGGGATATGCATCCACTGA